A section of the Citrus sinensis cultivar Valencia sweet orange chromosome 8, DVS_A1.0, whole genome shotgun sequence genome encodes:
- the LOC102618004 gene encoding outer envelope pore protein 16, chloroplastic has protein sequence MPKSSFAGALTTPRVDVGIDTGNDFLNHTVDGFLKIGAVAATRAVAEDTYNIVKGGNFSRHHLEHALKKMCKEGAYWGTVAGVYVGMEYGVEKVRGTKDWKNAMIGGAFTGALVSAVGKNKRDKVVMDALTGGAIAAAAEFLSYRS, from the exons ATGCCGAAGAGCAGCTTTGCAGGCGCTTTAACAACCCCAAGGGTTGATGTTGGAATAGACACGGGCAATGATTTCCTCAATCATACTGTCGATGGCTTCTTGAAGATCGGAGCT GTTGCAGCAACAAGAGCAGTTGCTGAGGATACttataatattgttaaaggAG GGAACTTTTCCCGTCACCATCTTGAGCATGCA TTGAAGAAGATGTGTAAAGAAGGTGCATATTGGG GAACTGTGGCCGGGGTTTATGTAGGCATGGAGTATGGGGTCGAGAAGGTCCGTGGCACCAAAGACTGG AAGAACGCGATGATTGGAGGTGCTTTCACTGGGGCTTTGGTCTCTGCGGTTGGCAAAAATAAAAGGGACAAGGTTGTGATGGATGCCCTCACAGGAGGTGCCATTGCAGCTGCTGCAGAGTTCCTTAGTTACCGCAGCTGA
- the LOC102618282 gene encoding mitochondrial import inner membrane translocase subunit TIM9, whose product MDKNMLAGLDGLPEQDKARMAAMIDHLQLRDSLRMYNSLVERCFNDCVDNFTRKTLQKQEETCVMRCAEKFLKHSMRVGMRFAELNSQAATQE is encoded by the exons ATGGACAAGAACATGTTGGCTGGACTTGACGGTCTTCCCGAACAGGACAAGGCCAGAATGGCTGCCATGATCGACCATCTTCAATTACGGGACAG TTTGAGGATGTACAACTCCCTTGTGGAGAGATGTTTCAACGATTGTGTGGACAACTTTACACGCAAGACCCTACAGAAGCAAGAGGAGACCTGCGTCATGCGTTGTGCTGAGAAATTTCTGAAGCACTCAATGCGCGTTGGTATGAGGTTTGCAGAACTCAATTCACAAGCAGCTACACAAGAATAG